From Alloacidobacterium dinghuense:
GCGCGAAAGAGGTAAATATGCTCACGACATCGCACTTTGTTGACCAAAGCGTTGCACCATACGCAACCGTAACTGACTTCTGCAAGATCTTCACAGACGAGATGTCCAGTCTGTACCTGCTCTCGCTCTTGCTAACCGGCGACAATGACAAAGCTGAACTATGTTTTCTCCGCGCATTGGAAGAGTGCGTAGACGAGGGCGGTGTCTTGAGAGAGTGTACGCGGTCATGGGCGCGGCGGGTGATCATCAGGCATGCAATCCAACTGGTCATGCCGATTCCAGGACCCACGAACAGCTTTTCATTCATCGGCGTCGAAGGAATTGCAAAGCCAGGAGAGGACAGTCATTTTGGCGCAATTCGCGCACTCGGCGTATTCGAGCGTTTTGTCTACGTTATGACGATCCTCGAAGGCTGGCCCGAGCAGGAGTGCGCGCTTCGTCTTAGATGCGCGCGCCACGATGTCATGATGGCTCGCGTGCTTGCGCTCAACTGTGTCGCAAGTGCCGATGCTGGTTTTGCTGTTTCATAATGACCAACACCGTAATGCACAGTGCATTACTTAACCGCGGAGCACTTTGACGGTCCCGCTTTTAATAATTGAGGAATGGCATGACTAGGGAATTAAAGCGTTCGCATCAACATAATCCTTCTTCTTCCATAACCGTTGTACATCCGACCGAACTAAGCGCCCAAACGCAGCAGACGTCAGGGTCGCTGAGAATGTCGGCAATCTCAGCTGTGCAAGGCGTCGTCTCCTCGATGTGGGCCGGACTGTTTTTGGTGGAACCCTCCGCAAAAACAGGCATTCACCATCATGGCGAGCAGGAGACGATCGTCTATGTACTGGAGGGCGAAGCCCTTGTTCGCTGGGGAGATCGTGGGAAACAGTCAGTTACGGTCAGAGCTGGCGACTTCCTGCACGTGCCAAGTTGGCTGCCCCATCAGGAACTGAACCCTTCAGACGATCATCCTTTCCGGTGGATAGTCGTTCGAAGTACGCCGGACCCAATCGTCGTCAATCTTCCTGATGACTTTTGGACCAAAGATCCGGAAACATCTGGAACTTTCGAGTCAACGTAACACACAGTCTATTGACTTAATCAAAGGTGAAACCGTGAAGCCTTCACGTTTCATAGGCTCTGAGGTAATTGCCGCGCTGATAGCCACGATATGATTCCGGCGGCATCGCGCGCAAAGAGAAACATCAGCTGACGCCATATCCATATATAGATGGATGGCTCAGTAGACAAAGACCTGCACTTCCAAAGGATCAACTTTTGCAGTGTAATTCGCTGTTCTGCCTAAAGGGACCTGAGCTGACCGAATCTTTCTGCCAAAGATATTGAGGTTACAAATGTCTGAGCACGTAAATGCATCAAAACATATCCTTACAGGACTAGCGCACCCTCTGCCTGAAAATCATGCGTGGCATGAACTCTCCGACTATAGTGTTTACTGCGCGGAACAGCCGACTACTCTTTGGCGCGAACACAGTCATACTTGCACGCAAATCATGGTCGGTTTCGACCCGGCCTATATTCGTGCAGAGTGGCGCGGTGTTATCGGAAACGTTCAGCATCGAGAGCTCAGTGGTGACTGCATTTCAATTATCCCCCCTGGTGTCGCGCATACTACTTTTTGGAATCGCCGCGCAAATCTGTTGAACCTCTATGTAAACGACGAGTTTTTTCATAGGGCCGCGCAGGACTCGCTTGGTGACAGGGTGCCACAACTCTCCCCTGCATTCTTGGTGCGCGACCCTTTCATCGTCGAGATGGCAAAAGTCCTTCATCGTGAATCTAAATTGGGCACCATGTCCAAGTTGTTAATCGGGTCGATCGCTAATGTGATTGCGGTTCACTTGTATCGAACATATGGTCCCAAATCCGCTACAGGTCCCGCATACGTAGGCGGTCTTGGGCCAACGCGTGAGAGAAGAGTGCGCTCATATATCGAGGAAAATCTCGATAGATCTCTTGGACTTGAGGACCTTGCTGACATTGCAGGAGTCAGTCCCAACTACTTTGTATCTCTTTTTCGCCAGTCAGTCGGTATGACCCCGCACAGATTTGTCTTGCAGCGACGAATCGCGCATGCACGCAA
This genomic window contains:
- a CDS encoding cupin domain-containing protein; the protein is MSAISAVQGVVSSMWAGLFLVEPSAKTGIHHHGEQETIVYVLEGEALVRWGDRGKQSVTVRAGDFLHVPSWLPHQELNPSDDHPFRWIVVRSTPDPIVVNLPDDFWTKDPETSGTFEST
- a CDS encoding helix-turn-helix domain-containing protein, which encodes MSKLLIGSIANVIAVHLYRTYGPKSATGPAYVGGLGPTRERRVRSYIEENLDRSLGLEDLADIAGVSPNYFVSLFRQSVGMTPHRFVLQRRIAHARKLLANLSLSLVAIAFRCGFADQSQFTTTFRKFVGLTPGQYRRCL